The Pochonia chlamydosporia 170 chromosome 3, whole genome shotgun sequence genome contains the following window.
AATTCCTGACGAGTAGTCGTCCTTGTACCTGCGCTCCGCTCGAAGGTGGCCGTTGGAGCATCCTGATCCGCTCGTGTCGCCATTTGGAGACTTGGGAATAGAAAATGTGTTTCCGCTGACTTTGCCGCCCGCGCATTGTTGCTGAGAGAAGCTGGGCTTGTCTTGCACCCATCCTCCCCCTTCGACTGGACTCCCCGCCAGAGCGAGCGAAGCGGCTGAAAAGGCCCAAATGAGTGTTTTTGCGAGCATGATTATAGACTTGTAGGCGAAATCAAGTGAATTTGTCAAAATTTCTAAGACGCAAGGCTTGAGGCTTTGTTTCTCTGGTTTCCTCCCTCGCAAGTCGGCTCCTATTTTATAGTTGAGACTACAGAAGACTCATGGGTCTAGCAACTCCAGCAATGACTGAAACAGGAAAGTTACATTAGCTTGGCATCATTGGTGGAAAATCAGTCTATGCATGATCCTGCAATGACCAAAAATGCACTACATGGCATGGTCCAGCATCAAGGTTTCCAGAAGCAATGTAACGATAAGCCGGCAAGTCCAATTCGATGGAACAGCCGACACATTTCTCCTCAATAATCTGGGGGTAGACGCGGGAGTTGCATTGTTGTCGGCACGTCACACATGCAGTGCATGATGCGcctttttattttattttatgTTATTTTATTTCTACATATCCCTCTATACAAATTCTCGTCTAATGCTGAGTTGTGTAGGCCAATCTATGAATGCTATATTTATGATGCCAATGTAGTGCCGCATGATGACTACGGCTCACCTCTTTATGACCTATGCTCTACAGTTCCCTTGGCATCCGCCGATGTCGTCTCGTTCGTCGCCCCGTGGATGTGAGGCAAGGACCGGGCAATCTTGGGAGGATCCCAAATGCTCTTTGACTTGAGGAAGATTTCATCAATCTCCTCGAGAGAGCGACCGCTGGTTTCgggaaagaaaaagtacaCGGTCGGAACAATTGCCGCATTGAGAACGGCGAAAACGATATAATACCGATAACTGATTGTGTTGAACCCAATGGGCGTGACTTCGGCCAGCAAAAAGTTAAAGATCCAGACCGCGGCCGTCGACACGGCGCTGATGGCCGCTCGGAGCTGCAACGGCGCGACTTCTGTGGCGTAGAGAAAGGTCAGGCCGGAATAGCCCACGGTGAAGATGAATTgaaagacgaagaggaaaaTGACTGCCACGACGAGGGCTCCCGTGTTGCCCTTGGCAGAGGTCGTGCCCGACAGAATCGCCATGGAGACGGCCATACCGGCGGCGCTCCAAAGCATGAGAACGCGGCGTCCCAGGCGATCAATGGTGAAGAAGGCCAGGTAGCCACCAAGGGGCTGGGTCATGCACATGGCTGCCGCGAGGATGCGCGAGTTGATTGGGCTCATCTCGAGGTACTGTTCAaagatggtggtggcatacatggagatgaggttgatgccgCACATTTGCTGAAACATTTGGCCTGTTGCCGCGAGCACCGTTCGGTGAAACATGCGCTGTGAGCCgtttgtcaacatggccCTCCAGGACATTGTTCCACAAATCGACAGAGAGAGCTCGATATCCCGAATATCGTCGCTGATGCTTTCGTCGTCTGGGGACGTGTCGTTGAGAGCGGCGAGAATCTCCCTGGCCTCGTCCTGCCGTCCTTGCTTGACCAGCCACCGAGGAGACTCTGGAAAGACGGAGACGAAGACCATGATTGTGAGCAAAAACGCAATCTGGATTCCGAGGGGAAACCGCCACGAAATGGAGCTCGTCTTCACAAAGTAAAAGCCAAAGTCGATCCACAGGGCTATCGACGCGCCCgcgccgaggaagatgccatcaGTGACAACGTGTGCTCCGCGCTTGGCTGGCTTAGAGATTTCAGACTGCCACACTGGCACCGTGGCCAGATATCCGCCGGTTCCCAGACCTAGAACCAGCCGTGCGACGATGAATTGGGCGAGGCTAAAGGACGAGGCCATCAGGGCGGCGCCAACCGCGGTAATGGCAGACGCCAGAAAAATGACTCGTCTTCGACCTAGCTTGTCTCCAAGGTAAATGCAAGAGAGCGACCCAAACATGCCACCGACGGTGAAGAGCGCGACGACAGTTCCTGCCGTTGAGTGTTATTCTGTATTCTCACATGATGCCATCATGGGGACTTGAACAGGACGCGAGAGGGAAATATACCCTGAATGGTAGAGTTGTAATGCTGCTGCTCTCCGTCGGTGGTGATTGTGTCAAGCTGGGGAAACGTCTTGATGAACGAATCCAGCGTCAACAGGCCGCCGGCAACACTCAAGTTGTAGCCAtagcaaaagaaagccgGGCAGACAACTAGCCAGATAATTGCTCGGCTCAGGGCAGAGCCACGGAGGCCGAGATAGGGagccatggttgtggtttgCTGCCTTGTCGATTGAAAGGGTCTCAGATGACCTGACTTTGAACAAGATCAGACAAAAATCGTTTCAGTAAAATCGAGCTGTGTTGCGTTTGGATTGGGCTAAGTGGTTGGATTGGATTCAACCTGTTGCTATCATGTTGAACCGCAACCAAACAGTCAAGATGTTGACCCAGGGTGCCTTGGATACACTTGAGTAATTATATAGGTATACTCTCTATCGCCTCTCCGCAAAACGGGTTGACCCGCAAGGTTTAAAGGAGACCCTCCTCCGCAATTCAAGTTCGTGATAATTCCCCAGAAACCCGGTCATCGGCGGCCGCCGCgttggtcttgactcttAACTCTTCTTCCGCCTTCAGAGTGGATCAACCCCAAGTCTCAGGCTAGCTTTCTTGGAGACATTGACGATCAGCCGGCGGCCAATGGACGCCAGGTGGTTGCTCTCAAGCGCCTATTTtcttgttgaagttgaagcgAAATTGTTCGCCCCGTTTAGAGTGTGGAGATTCCAAGTTCTTGTCCCCACGATTCACTCCTTTCCCCCGCAGCGTCGCAAACCAATTGTATGTTGGGGTAAAGGCCGATGCATGTGCAGAAATGTCTCCAGTTGGCAACATCTTTGACCCCGTTTAGGAATTGCTGACGTAGCGGGTTTAAACACTCCggcccccccccccccccccccccccatGGTGGGCTCGAGAGCTTTGTGACTGCTCATATGGTGTCATATGGTGATGGCGCCATTGTCAACCTAGACAAGAGGCTTCGGTTTGGTCATTGTCTGCCGTGGAATTATTgagatgccatgttgaaatttctccaacgccaccacttccccaacaccacatgcagtttgTTACTCAAAAACAGCCCTGCTGGCGCCAATGATACGGCCCTCTCGCGGCGCCACTGCCTTCGAGCAGACGCATGGCCCGGGGCAAGGACAACATCCGGCTCGTCCGAGCTGTGTCGACCAGCCTTAATTGCCGAGCAGTTCCCTTGAGTAACGGAGTAGTCCGCCAACAAGCCCGGCATGGCCCCCGGCTTAGGTGTGAGCGGCAGCAAAGCAGAGATGTAGATCTAAGTTAGGCTTAGATCTCGgacttggctggccaagccGCACACTTGAATGGACACCAGACCCGGCAGGCAAAAAAGGCACATTTTCATTGCTCTCGTCGTTGTATTGATTTAATCTGATTAATCCACAGTCGGGGCACCGGCTGGTAACCCATATTGCACTACTATGGAATGTAGTAACATTATTTATCACACTTTGGTAAATGAATTGGTCATGCCAAGATGCTACTGGTCAATGTTTGAACTCCTGCTGTTATGATGCATAAGCAATCTGACTAGTATTGCGAGTACTCGACACACACATGGCACACACGCACACATACCCCTGACATGTCACTTGGCGCAATTCTGTCTATTGGGTAGCTTCCGGCGGCTTGCCTATAACATCCAACTCCTGCCAAATCTGTTACGAAATCACCAGTATGAAGTTGACAAAGCGACATCAAGAGTCTCAGGTGGATAGCTTTTGTGGTTTGCTTTATCAGCCCCCATCCCCATGGACATGAACCCTTCCCCTTAGGCCTGAATAAAACGAAAGCCGGAGCTCGCCGACTCAGTTGCACCATTGTTGACAAGTGACCCATCGCCCGCCATTGTAACATACTGCCCATTACTAGAAGCTTTGATAGAGTAGACCCCTGAACTGGCTCCCTGCTTCTGTCGAATGATGAATGTCTCCCAGGTAGACGCCGTACCACGTATGGCCGCGAGCGTCGATTTGCCCCCTTGGTCGGCGGTTACGTATTGACTTGTGCTGGTGAGCTGCAAGGTTCCGGCGTTGGGCAAATAGGCACTCTTGAATACCGCTGCCGAGCCGGACGAGGTAGTGGAAGCTACGAGGTTGGTATTGGAGGCTGACGCGGTAACGTACTTGCCCGAGGAGGCCTCTTGGATTTTGAAATTCCCATACGGGTTTTGAGGGAGAGTGCCGCAAATGGGTTTACCGCTAGGATTTGGCCGTGTGCCGATAAAGAAGAGCTCATTGGTATACGTATTTCCGGAGCCTAAAGTTATTTTCAACCATACTGTCAGTGACCTGTCTGCAGTTTTGACGGTTTGGCAAGGGGAGGGGACAGGACGAACCCCATGTGCTCAGTTTCCCGCTCCATTCGGCGGCTACCTGTGGGTTAAAATTTGAATATGCTGCAATGATCACGCACTTCCTTTTTATTTGACGACTGTCAGGGCTAAACTTATAATGCGAAGACACACGACCAAGAGGAGGTTTTGCTCACCATTCGTCGCCGATCGACGGGTCCAGAAGCTCAGGCATTGTATATGACCACACGTTCTGGACCCATTGCGAATCGTACAACACCTGTGTGATGCTGTTAGATAATGCTCAATAAGAACATAACCGATAATCACCTGGGTGAGTTACTTGCCTCGTTTACTGGTGTTACGGGCAAAATCTGGATGGCCGCGATTTCGCTCTTCTGGTTACCCCAGAAGAGCCACGCCCCTGACTGCCAGTCCATCACGTTGCCAATCGTTGTCAGGGCTCTAAGCTGTGCCTCTGGGTACGGGTTGTCTCGGTCAGTCGGGCTTTGTTGGGGATACAAGTGCCAGTACACTTGGGACGCGTGCTGTTCAGTGGCAATGAGTAGCTTGGCATAGTTGACATAGTCTTGGGAAAGAGCCACAGATGCCCACAGGAGAGCTCCGTAGTACCCATTGATGGCCTCTCCTGATGACTCTTGATCTCTGCTGCCTGCCCTGTTGGCGATGCCAGACGCCTAGGAGTGGCCGGTAAACCAATCACGACACCGTGTTATGGGAAACTGGGGGTCTTGGGGAGATGGATTAATGATATCCCTAGTACTGTTAACATGTCGTCCAAGGGGCGAGAACAACGGTAGGCTTCGTTGACTGGGCAAGGCACCTACCGAGCAAAGTAGTTGACGTATTCCTTGTGCTGTGACAGCCAACCAGAGTCAAATTTCGCAATCACTGCGGCCACATTCAAAAAGTATCCGTAGTGGAAGTGATGATCGTTGTAATATCCGTTTCCAAAGTCCACATACACGTTGTTGGCACCGGCCTTGTTGATGACGCCACCCCATGCCGTCTCATATGCTGGCAGGgtggacgacgaggactGGAACCAGTAGTTGAAGGATACCTTGAGGTAGTCTACCACCTTATTGACTAAGTCTTGTCGACCCAAGTTCTCACTTTGCAAAGAGGAAAATATTAGTCGCTGGGGAGACAAGTTGGGAGAAAAATTGGTCAGGGTACCTACGCAATCAGTGCTAGTCGGGCTTTTGCGGCAAGTGTACCACCCCAGTAGTAAAAGTCACCGGGAAcgggagcacttgaggcgTTTAGCTGGCCAATCTCGTATTCAAGGCCCTTTGTCACGCTGGAAGAGCACGAGGAGTCGAGCGGACGAGGCGGGTTCCAGGTAATGGAGGACAAGTCGTAGCGCAGTTGCCACTGGTTGCCAATGGCAGGATACATCCAACCCtggggaagaaaaaggaTGAGTTAGTGCCCTGGATGTCAGATTCAAGAAATATCAGCAACGCTCATCCTCACCTTTGTTGTGAGATAGCCCAAGCTGCTCGTGGGGGGAAAGTTTGGGCTCTGCATCTTAAGGCGGTGGTGTGGCCaggtcaacatcaacaagttGGATCCATCACCGACGGTGGTCCAGCTAAAGTAGAGAGTACCGGAATTGCTGGCAAATGAGTAATCCATTCCAGCTGAGGTAGGATACACTTTGTAATGCTGGTCCAGCAGTGTTTTGTGGCTAGCACTGCCCAGCTTGACGAGGCGAATGACGCCATTGTAAGGACCGTTGGCACGAATACTTCCAGAAGCAGACGAATCAGATGTTGCCGTCAGTGTTACCGTGCTCAACGCGTAGATGAGATATGTGGTGTCCTTGGTATCAGTCACTGTAAACGTTGTGCCCGTGACGTTGACTGAGAAGGGTGAGTGAATGTTAGCAGCCAGGAACGTTTGCCACAAAGGGACCTGTCAAACCTACCGCTAGCCCCGACGTTCAGGGTGTTTCCGTTGAAAGATTTTATGCCGCCATTCATAGACTTGAACAGTGGTGTAGATGCCTTAAACTCAAACGTCATGTACGGTGACCCGGGAACCAAGTACGATGTCAGCTGCGCGTTCCCCTGGAAGTATTGCACCGTCACACTCTGGGTGTCAAACGCGACGGCCTTGTGGTTTGCAAAGCTGCCCCCGTGCTCGACAAATGAAGCTCGCCAGTCAACCTGGGTTGGCTGTTTGATGGATGTGCCGTCAAACTGCCGGTTGGCGCTGACACCAAACAGAACACCGTACCCGTCTAGAGAAGACTCGTACGGGAATGGGCCAGCCGCGGTCCCGTTTCCCGGAGGAGCAGCATAAGGCGCCCACCACGAGTTCGTAGGGAACTGGGAAAGCTTGTTAGCCGCCGTGTTGTGACTGATGATCTGTCCGGGACCAGGAAACTTACCGGCGGTTTCAACCCGCTGAAAAAGGAACCGACGGGAGCAGCATCACAGGCTACAGTCCCTCCAGCTATTCCAGCAGCGGAACTTGTAGAGATGGGCCCGAATAAACCGCGCTTGTCCAGCCCTCGGACATGCTCATCAATATTCTTCGCCTGCCCCAAGCTGGCAGATGCGCCAAGCGTGGCTAGCAaagcttgcaaaagaagCTGGACCATGGTCAAGGTCACTTTGAAAATGTCCGGCGGGGAATAGCCAGTCGACCGCTGTGTCCGAGCTGGGACTTCCTAGCAAGGTGCTCATTACTTATACCTGTCACCTTTACACGACAATTACAGCCCATGTCTATTTCAGTTGTCTCGGTGCCTTATAAACGGCACTGGCTTTAGCCTATGCATCACCTACATAATGCAATGCTACAAGTCTCAGTGATATGAAAGAGTTTAGCCTCGGTGGTATTAAACTTGAAGGGTGCTGATAAAGCGCCGGTGGTTGTGCAATCTGCTCGAATAATTTCGTTTTTCCAGTAGCAGTTTTGCCCTTCTGACCTTTGCCAAAGCCCGAGCAATTATAGTCTCGAAAAGCCGCAACACGACTTGCCATTCAATGAACTGAGGATCAGGAACAAGGGCTGGGTGTGGTAGCCAGGTCTAGTAACGGCCCGACTTGCGAATACCGCATTGGGTGAAGGGTTGAAGGCTAAATTGATTTAGACAAGACCATTACCCCAGTACCCCACACAACGGCAGCTGCATCATATAAATTATTCCCCCATTGTCAAGCCGTTGTTTCAAACACTCCTCGGACCGTGTCTTTTTGGCGTCGCTGCCGCGCGGAGTCTCGCCCTGAGACAATGTCGCGGACTCTCGCCTCTGGAAAGCTTTGGTCGAGAAGGGAAGGTGCTCTATATATGATCCAGGACGCGGACATTTGTGTAAGACTTGATGCCGTGCAAGTGGCCGACTCGTGTGATCACAGGTAGCCATGGTGGTGCAGGTCTTTGGGATGCTATTGCGCTTTGCAGCCAGCTACAGAGTTGGCGGACACACTTATTCATTTGGAAAACTTGAGTAACGACGTCGTATTGCCTCAGGCTGGGTAGACAGAACATACTTGAATCAGACGTTTGCACTCATATGGGGCGGGAGGAATTGTGCCGAATTTGCTTTCTGGAAGCTCGGTTAACAAAGTCCTGCTCTATTTATTACGTAGACCCCAGACCCAAAAGAAAGGCAGTTgagtcaagtcagccaaCGGGACTCAGGGCCAAGTTCAGTTATGCCAGCCCGTTCGGATTAGTTTCTGCAAAGCCCTGAAGCAGAGTTGCGCGCTGAAGTACTGACAGACAGGACGAACCCTCCCACCCCTGGCAAAATTGCCAACGTAGATAGAGCCTCCAACATGCCTCTTGTATATCCCAAGGGTAGGGTCATGTAAGTCAGATAACTTCCACCACACATATGACAGATTGGCAGCCCAATGTAGGGTACAATCTTTTGTACCTACTCCTTGTCTAGCAGAACATGCGAACCTAAAGTCCCCCATCCAGAGTCATAACAGCGCATCCCATCTTAATTACTTCTCGCGGTAGTGTCTCCGATTTAACCAGGAGCCACTAGCGTATTCTTGCATGGTGTGTGAGCGTGCAGTTGACGGACCCCTGGAAAGAGTTGCGGATCAAGGACCGGGACTATAGGCTTCTCGGCATAATAGTCCCTGGTCTATGTAACATCGGCTGCGATTCAAGCCACCTGGCTGTTAATAGCTTGGTGTGATCAGTATGCTAGTTACGGTGGGTATCAAAATGCGAACTATCACATAGAAAGTTGTCCATGTATAGGCGGACCTCCCACTCAGGAATTTGGGCCGATTATTGTAAACAACGAAGAGATATCGTTGTCGAAATCTAGCCAAAATAACTGCGGATTCCCCAGCAGTGAGCTGTCCAGAACTGTCGGCATTGGTGCAAAGGGTTCCAGGCCAGGTACCGGCTGCGGTGGTGATTGTGAAACAACGGAACCGCCATAGATGGAACCCGAATCTCCCATTGCGTTTGACATTTGGTTGTCTGTAAAGGTGTTTTGCGTCAACGTCCCGCCGCCGGATGGTTGCCCGTTGCCAAACGGCTGACGATACGCATCGGCCTCCTCAATCACGCCTTGGCCCAATTTTTGGGCATGTTTCAATCTATCTGAGTTTGGGTGATCGTGGGACTGGCGCTGATCAATCTGCCCAAAAAGCTTGCCAATTGCTTCGCACTCAACATCCATGCTCGCTGCGTGTCGCTTCTCAATGTGAACCTGACAAACCTCCATCAGATAGCCGATAATGGTAGAGTTTCGTGAGGCAACCGGATCATCTGCAAACTTGAGCAAAATCGAATGTGCGACATGGATATACTTTGCCAATGGGAAAACCAGATACAAATCGCCAAAATGAGCAAATCCCACAACCAAGGCAGAGTGGAATGCCGCGTTAATGAGCAGAGGTAGTCGGCCCGGCAGATCGGGCTGCTGCGTCAAGGGCTCGAGCAGTTTGATAGTCTTGATCGCTGAGTTGACACAGGCATATACCAGCGTCTTGGAAAGATCGGGCAGGGCACAGGGCCGTAGTCCCTCGCTCTGCTgggcagtctggtgcatggTCTGGTTCACATGCGCAACCACCCGCTCGATGAGGAAGGGCCGTGTAAGCAGCATAATGGTCCAGTAGTACATTTGCTTCATATGGAGAGTTCCAAGATTTACAGATGTTaggccatcttggccagagccTGGTGATGTGATCGTCGTGGTGGACGATTCAGCTTGGGTGTGGTTATCTGCCCATTCCCGTTGATGTTGGCCGATTTTGTTGACCACCTCGGCCGTAATGGAGCGCTGCTCATACACTTGAGTCAATACATTTTCAAATATGGTGCACAAGTCGTTCCATGCAGAGTACTCGTCTTGAAGCTGCGTGTTTCGCGTCTCTGTTGTTGCCACGGGTCGACCAAGCGAGGCGCTGAGGAACAAATCCAAGATGCGAACCGACGTCCACAGCTTTTCCCTCAGACAAGACTCCCGCTTGGAAAATCGTACCGCAACGGCCTTTCTATGTATTCCGAGGGCGTACATTGACCCTATGGCGAACCTCAAGTGCATGGATGCTGTATTTCGGCGCGAGGCCGACAACAAGAAAACGGTAATGAGCACATATGCTTGCACCGTCAGGATGCTTGCGTCATCCATGAGGTAGCGCGTCGCCAGGTAGCGGCCGTGGAAAAAGAAGCTTTGCGCATGACGACAAAACTGTTGCGAAGACTGGGAGCCGATGGCCATGACAAGATATGGGATGATTCTCTCCTGGGCCAGTACGGTGCTCTGCCCATCCAAGGTGGACGTCAAGCGTGCCCGCAAGTCGGCCGTGTCAACAAAGTCGACCAGGCCACATGTTGCCTTTTCAAACACGTCTACCAGGTAGTTTGCCTCTGCGGTGGAAAGGGTTGGGGGAAGCTGGTGTTCTCCAGCGGTCATCCAGTTACCACTCTCTTCCGTGGAAGCTTCGACAAAGCCAGCACGTAGAGGGTCAGACACAAACTTGGACTCTCCATGACACGTCTTGGCAACTTCTCGTATGACACGGAGCAGCGACAGATTCGCCGAGTCGCCTAGAAAGATAAATCTGCCTCGTTTGTCGCGGACGAGCCGCGATTGCTGCAAGCTGGCCGCCGAAGACTGCTGTTCCCAAGTTGTATTTGCGGACTGCGGAGTACACACGATGCCTTCAGCATCCATTGACGTGAATGATGACTGCTTTGCCAGACTTTTGTGCCTTGCTCGGCGCTTCCGGACTCCATGGTCCGTATCGAATCGGCACTTCTCGTCTACTCCCCGTTCCTTACACCGGCCACAAGGCTGTCGACCATCACATCTttccttgcgcttcttgcaCCTGGAAATTGTTAGAAGACTTGACTGGCTGTTGTTTGCTTGTGAAGCAGCGAGTGTGTTGCTaattctttctttcttgtgTCTTCTTTTCACTTTCTTTCTTTGGGCCAAAATCGGCGCCTAATGACGAGGTTTGAGAGGGCAAGAAAAGTGAAACAGGGAATATGTATATTTGTTCTTACGTGTCACAAGCCCTTGAACATCTCTGCTGTATTCTGTCCTCCTGGTCTTGGCTCTTCATTTTGGTTTCTCGGGAGAAGGCATCAGGGGATGGATTGTGGGGCGGACATTTCTTGGGTGGATTTCTTTTGAGTAGGAACTTTGCCGTTGTTCATCAATTTGGGGGATGATTAACCGGGCTGAAAAGGGCAATAAATCTGGTTTGGAATGGAATCAATGGATACCCGGGTACCCGGTGAAGGATGTTGGAGGTCGGAGAGGATGCGGGGAAAGCATTTGCGGGGATCTTGGTTCCGATGATAAGTTCCGATGAGAGAGTCAACGGCAATGGAGATGCTCGGATCGTGCCACACAACGGAGAAGTTCATGTTCAGTGGACCAGTCTTATGAGTTGAAGAGCGAATGGTATAAGAGGTAGGGAAAACAACAAATGACCCGTTGTATTGCTATTTTTACACATGATGCGCTAAAAACTCGCTACACCAACTTAGTTTGATCCTTCATAAAGTTGCAAAAGAAGCTGTTCACTGCCTCGGGCTTCTTCAAGGGTCCGACATATGATACGTATTGGTCTGGCCGtacgatgatgatgcagccacTGGGAGAAACTGCAAACTCTTCGTAAATTTTGCCATGTCCCTCGTGATATGAAACATCGTCTACAAAGATTTTGTCGTAGTCCCAACCATCAGTTTCATCATATGGTCTGAACACTTGGGGAAAGTCAAAAATGGTCACGTCGGCCCGCCTTGCGCTGTGTATGGCGAGCACTTCAAAGACTTGGTCGTAGCGCGCAGTCTTTGGAGTGTACCTGTGAAGAAATGACTTCTTGTCGTCAAACACAGCTGCGACCTGTgtcagcttctccttctgctcTGTTCTCGTCACATCCCCtgggaagacgaggatgcgCCAGCGTCCAATGCTTGGTAAGAGCTCGTGCAAGTGCCATGGCCTCGCATCCGCCTGACTCAACACTTTGAAGCTGGGAATCCGCTTTCCCACAATGACATTGGGAGCAACAGACTGGTCTGAAACTGCCTCGTGTTGCAACGTAGCTGCGGACAGACCATTCGCTGCGCCTGTGTGGCCATTCGACATTGCCTCTTTGGCAACTACCAGACTGTTACCATAGTTGACAGCTACCACATGTTTATTAGTCCCGTTTGGAATGCATCAGGTATTTTAAACACTCACCTATCCCACTGGCAAACATGTGACCCTTCTGGAAGGCGTTTTTAAATTCTTCCATGCTGATGCCCTCGTCGTCCAAGACATCCTTTGCTGGCCTGCCCGAAAATAACCTTGAAAACTTGTGATCAAACGCAATGAGATCCTTTGCaatttctcttctttccGACTCATAAGTCTTGAGAATAGACCTGTTTGCTTGCCCCTTTACAACACTGGCTACCTTCCACCCAAGGTTGAAAGCTACGGGTTGTGTTAGCAGCCTCTTGGTAAAAAGTCCCACAAAGTTGACAACTCACAATCTTGCATGCTGACATTCATACCCTGTCCTGCTTTGGGGCTGTTTGAACCTCGTTAGTCTGTGGTTGTGCTGTGGGTGCTGTATGTGCAAGGGTTTTCattttgccttcttcccTCTCCCCTGTCTTATGTTGCCAACAAAATGTGATCGACTCACCTGTGAGTGTGCACTGCATCTCCGGCCAGAAACACGCGCTCGTGGGCTGAAAATGCGGTACCAACCCGTTGACCAATTTGGTAGGCCGTCCACCAGTCTAGCTTGCGATAAGATATCTTGTACGGCGCCATGATGCGCTGCGCAGACTCCAGTATCACCTGGGGGCTAATCTTTGACCGGTCTGCCTTTACCGCCTCGTCGCCGATTCTCTCAGTCGTTGTAAGCTGAATGTACAACCGGACCAGCTTGTTTTCTCGCGGAATCACCATGACACTTCCAGAGTTGGCCGAGTGAATCGCGCAGCGCATGCGGATATCTGGGAAATCAGTGATTGGGACAATGTCCAAGACACCCCAAATGTAATCCGTGGAGTCGCCTTCTAATTTCAGGCCAATTTGGTGCCGCGTCCACGAATGTGCACCGTCGGCGCCCAACACGTACTTTGCGTGGACGATTTCCTCCGTGTTGGCCTTGTCGTTGAGTTTTGCCGCATTCAAGAGGTCCTCGGTGTCGTCCTTGGCAAGGTTGCTTCGAAAGAGTCCGTCCTGGACCGACGTACCGTTTGCAGAGGTTGCCACTTGTTTTGGAGTTGCTTCGTCCTCCGAAAGGTGTCGTAGTCTCACTGTGACCGGATaggcatcatcgtcgtcaaccttggcttcatcaatgCTCAGACTGCTCGGCAAGACGCCTCGTTCCACCCGGATGTCGCTGCACTCCTCCATTGCGTCCAAAAAGAATCTTTCGATGCGACCTTGGTGCAGCACGACCTGCTGAAATCGGCTGATTCCGGGAATGGTATCCGGGATGCGATCACTCCGTCGAATCACCCCTTGTTCGTCGGGATTCCATAGACATATTTCCAACA
Protein-coding sequences here:
- a CDS encoding glycoside hydrolase family 81 protein (similar to Schizophyllum commune H4-8 XP_003032778.1), producing the protein MVQLLLQALLATLGASASLGQAKNIDEHVRGLDKRGLFGPISTSSAAGIAGGTVACDAAPVGSFFSGLKPPFPTNSWWAPYAAPPGNGTAAGPFPYESSLDGYGVLFGVSANRQFDGTSIKQPTQVDWRASFVEHGGSFANHKAVAFDTQSVTVQYFQGNAQLTSYLVPGSPYMTFEFKASTPLFKSMNGGIKSFNGNTLNVGASVNVTGTTFTVTDTKDTTYLIYALSTVTLTATSDSSASGSIRANGPYNGVIRLVKLGSASHKTLLDQHYKVYPTSAGMDYSFASNSGTLYFSWTTVGDGSNLLMLTWPHHRLKMQSPNFPPTSSLGYLTTKGWMYPAIGNQWQLRYDLSSITWNPPRPLDSSCSSSVTKGLEYEIGQLNASSAPVPGDFYYWGGTLAAKARLALIAENLGRQDLVNKVVDYLKVSFNYWFQSSSSTLPAYETAWGGVINKAGANNVYVDFGNGYYNDHHFHYGYFLNVAAVIAKFDSGWLSQHKEYVNYFARDIINPSPQDPQFPITRCRSRDQESSGEAINGYYGALLWASVALSQDYVNYAKLLIATEQHASQVYWHLYPQQSPTDRDNPYPEAQLRALTTIGNVMDWQSGAWLFWGNQKSEIAAIQILPVTPVLYDSQWVQNVWSYTMPELLDPSIGDEWKCVIIAAYSNFNPQVAAEWSGKLSTWGSGNTYTNELFFIGTRPNPSGKPICGTLPQNPYGNFKIQEASSGKYVTASASNTNLVASTTSSGSAAVFKSAYLPNAGTLQLTSTSQYVTADQGGKSTLAAIRGTASTWETFIIRQKQGASSGVYSIKASSNGQYVTMAGDGSLVNNGATESASSGFRFIQA
- a CDS encoding C6 transcription factor (similar to Metarhizium acridum CQMa 102 XP_007809280.1), yielding MKQMYYWTIMLLTRPFLIERVVAHVNQTMHQTAQQSEGLRPCALPDLSKTLVYACVNSAIKTIKLLEPLTQQPDLPGRLPLLINAAFHSALVVGFAHFGDLYLVFPLAKYIHVAHSILLKFADDPVASRNSTIIGYLMEVCQVHIEKRHAASMDVECEAIGKLFGQIDQRQSHDHPNSDRLKHAQKLGQGVIEEADAYRQPFGNGQPSGGGTLTQNTFTDNQMSNAMGDSGSIYGGSVVSQSPPQPVPGLEPFAPMPTVLDSSLLGNPQLFWLDFDNDISSLFTIIGPNS
- a CDS encoding MFS sugar transporter (similar to Neosartorya fischeri NRRL 181 XP_001261004.1), translating into MAPYLGLRGSALSRAIIWLVVCPAFFCYGYNLSVAGGLLTLDSFIKTFPQLDTITTDGEQQHYNSTIQGTVVALFTVGGMFGSLSCIYLGDKLGRRRVIFLASAITAVGAALMASSFSLAQFIVARLVLGLGTGGYLATVPVWQSEISKPAKRGAHVVTDGIFLGAGASIALWIDFGFYFVKTSSISWRFPLGIQIAFLLTIMVFVSVFPESPRWLVKQGRQDEAREILAALNDTSPDDESISDDIRDIELSLSICGTMSWRAMLTNGSQRMFHRTVLAATGQMFQQMCGINLISMYATTIFEQYLEMSPINSRILAAAMCMTQPLGGYLAFFTIDRLGRRVLMLWSAAGMAVSMAILSGTTSAKGNTGALVVAVIFLFVFQFIFTVGYSGLTFLYATEVAPLQLRAAISAVSTAAVWIFNFLLAEVTPIGFNTISYRYYIVFAVLNAAIVPTVYFFFPETSGRSLEEIDEIFLKSKSIWDPPKIARSLPHIHGATNETTSADAKGTVEHRS